From a single Brassica rapa cultivar Chiifu-401-42 chromosome A01, CAAS_Brap_v3.01, whole genome shotgun sequence genomic region:
- the LOC103852179 gene encoding lysosomal Pro-X carboxypeptidase, translating into MQRERDMERMSACLCLAFLLFSVVADATYIPRRSHHLLSSRQNRKTSKSNTELPSHFETRYFPQNLDHFSFQPESYQVFHQKYLINSRFWRKGGPIFVYTGNEGDIEWFASNTGFMLDIAPKFKALLVFIEHRFYGESKPHKLANTLGFLNSQQALADYAILIRSLKQNLTSEASPVIVFGGSYGGMLAAWFRLKYPHIAIGALASSAPILNFDNIVPSSSFYDTVSQDFKEVSVNCFEVIKRSWGEMEVFSTIKDGLQELSKMFRTCKTLHSVDSASGWLETAFIETAMVNYPTPANFMAPLPAYPVGQMCKIMDELPLEASNLERAFAAASLYYNYSGSVTCFDMENHTDSHGLNGWGWQACTEMVMPMSCSNQTMFRPFESDDEKANQEYCLREYGVKPRPNWITTEFGGQRIEMVLKRFGSNIIFSNGLQDPWSGGGVLKNISSSIIALVTRKGAHHTDLRAATKDDPEWLKQQRRQEVAIIEKWISEYYNDLEQEEQAK; encoded by the exons atgcagagagagagagatatggaGAGAATGTCTGCTTGTTTATGTCTTGCGTTCCTGTTATTCTCTGTTGTTGCAGATGCAACGTATATTCCAAGACGTTCTCACCATCTTTTATCTTCGAGACAAAACAGGAAGACCTCCAAGTCAAACACAGAGTTGCCCTCTCACTTTGAGACTCGTTACTTCCCTCAGAATCTTGACCACTTCAGTTTCCAACCAGAGAGTTACCAAGTCTTCCACCAAAAGTACCTCATAAACAGTCGTTTCTGGCGCAAAGGTGGCCCCATCTTCGTCTACACAGGCAATGAAGGAGATATAGAGTGGTTTGCTTCCAACACCGGTTTCATGCTGGACATTGCTCCAAAGTTCAAGGCTCTTCTAGTCTTCATCGAG CATAGGTTCTATGGAGAGTCAAAGCCGCACAAGCTGGCCAATACATTGGGATTCTTGAACTCGCAGCAAGCGTTGGCTGATTACGCTATCTTGATAAGAAGCTTGAAGCAGAATCTAACCTCTGAAGCATCTCCTGTCATAGTCTTCGGTGGCTCTTATGGTGGAA TGCTTGCGGCGTGGTTCAGGCTAAAGTATCCACATATAGCAATTGGCGCATTAGCATCCTCTGCTCCGATTCTGAACTTCGATAATATTGTCCCATCTTCAAGCTTCTACGACACCGTTTCTCAGGACTTCAAG GAGGTGAGTGTTAACTGCTTTGAAGTCATCAAGAGAAGCTGGGGAGAAATGGAAGTTTTCTCCACCATAAAAGATGGCTTACAAGAACTCAGCAAAATGTTCAGAACTTGCAA GACCCTACACTCTGTTGACTCAGCCTCTGGTTGGCTAGAGACAGCTTTTATTGAAACAGCAATGGTTAATTATCCAACACCTGCAAATTTCATGGCTCCACTGCCTGCTTATCCAGTGGGACAGATGTGCAAGATCATGGACGAGTTACCTCTAGAAGCTAGCAATCTAGAGCGTGCGTTTGCCGCTGCGAGTTTATACTACAACTATTCAGGTTCAGTGACTTGTTTCGATATGGAAAACCATACTGATTCTCATGGACTCAACGGTTGGGGATGGCAG gcatgCACAGAGATGGTGATGCCGATGAGCTGCTCGAACCAGACCATGTTTCGACCATTTGAAAGTGATGATGAGAAAGCAAACCAAGAATATTGTCTGAGGGAATACGGTGTCAAGCCTAGACCAAACTGGATCACCACTGAGTTTGGCGGGCAG AGAATAGAGATGGTGTTGAAGAGATTTGGTAGCAACATTATATTCTCCAATGGACTGCAGGATCCGTGGAGCGGAGGAGG TGTCCTGAAGAACATATCGAGCAGTATCATTGCGCTTGTGACCAGAAAAG GAGCTCACCATACTGATCTCAGAGCTGCTACAAAAGACGACCCTGAGTGGCTGAAACAACAGAGGAGGCAAGAAGTTGCTATTATAGAGAAATGGATCAGTGAGTATTACAATGATCTGGAACAAGAAGAGCAAGCTAAGTGA
- the LOC103852153 gene encoding calmodulin-binding protein 60 F isoform X2, whose translation MPPHLFTGGKVEGEQGSAVHVVLTDANTGNVVQTGEDSTAKLNVVVLDGDFNDEDWTRERFESFVVKERQGKSPILTGHIHVVLKEGVGTLGELSFTDNSSWIRSRKFRLGVKSASGFHIREAKTEPFAVKDHRGELYKKHYPPVLHDEVWRLDRIAKGGVLHKKLVKSNVITVEDFLRILVKEPQKLRSLLGSGMSNRMWDNTVEHAKTCVLGGKLYVYYTEQTHNNTGVVFNHIYEFQGLIANDHFLSLESLNHDQKISADIMVKAAYENWHKAVEYDGKLLKCLPEAKRAQPHQETVQCHQNVNSYSAIPQQQIQYPCNQLGDYTLMEGSSVSGSDNGVDREDVFTEEIRVRSSEMLESDDMQKLLKTFGIAGGFTHIDESCYGFNDRYEAQVDKGYGRERGRGSGKAVVGWLKLKAALRWGIFIRKKAAQRRPQIVEID comes from the exons ATGCCTCCTCATTTATTCACAGGAGGGAAAGTCGAAGGAGAGCAGGGCTCAGCCGTTCACGTGGTCCTTACAGATGCAAACACAGGAAACGTTGTTCAAACGGGAGAAGATTCAACGGCAAAGCTGAACGTTGTCGTGTTAGATGGAGACTTCAACGATGAAGATTGGACGAGAGAACGTTTTGAGAGCTTTGTTGTGAAAGAGCGCCAAGGAAAAAGTCCCATATTGACTGGTCACATTCATGTGGTACTTAAGGAAGGCGTAGGAACTCTAGGAGAACTTTCTTTCACCGACAATTCGAGCTGGATAAGGAGCAGGAAGTTTAGGCTTGGTGTTAAGTCTGCGTCAGGGTTTCACATACGTGAAGCTAAGACTGAGCCTTTTGCTGTTAAAGATCATAGAGGAGAAC TATACAAGAAACATTATCCACCGGTTTTACATGATGAAGTCTGGAGATTGGATAGAATAGCGAAAGGTGGAGTCCTACACAAGAAGCTAGTAAAATCTAACGTCATTACTGTTGAAGACTTTCTTAGGATACTTGTGAAGGAACCACAGAAGCTAAGAAGT TTACTTGGGAGTGGAATGTCAAATAGAATGTGGGACAACACGGTGGAGCATGCAAAGACTTGTGTATTAGGTGGGAAGCTTTACGTTTATTACACAGAGCAGACACATAATAATACAGGAGTTGTCTTCAATCATATATATGAGTTCCAAGGCTTGATTGCTAATGATCACTTCTTGTCTCTAGAATCTCTTAACCATGACCAAAAG ATATCTGCAGACATTATGGTGAAGGCTGCTTATGAGAACTGGCACAAAGCTGTTGAGTATGACGGTAAGCTGTTGAAATGCTTACCAGAGGCAAAAAGGGCACAACCCCATCAGGAGACTGTGCAGTGTCATCAGAATGTAAATAGCTACTCAGCCATTCCTCAGCAACAGATACAGTATCCATGCAATCAGTTAGGAGACTACACATTAATGGAGGGTTCCTCAGTTTCAGGCTCAGACAATGGAGTAGACCGTGAAGATGTTTTCACAGAGGAAATTAGGGTGAGGAGTTCAGAGATGCTTGAGAGCGATGATATGCAGAAGTTGCTCAAGACATTTGGGATAGCAGGCGGGTTTACTCATATTGATGAGTCGTGTTACGGTTTTAACGATCGGTATGAAGCTCAGGTAGATAAGGGTTATGGGAGAGAACGAGGGAGAGGCTCAGGGAAAGCTGTGGTGGGTTGGCTTAAGCTTAAAGCTGCTTTGAGATGGGGTATCTTTATACGCAAGAAAGCTGCACAGAGGAGGCCTCAAATTGTGGAGATTGACTAA
- the LOC103852153 gene encoding calmodulin-binding protein 60 F isoform X1: protein MESSMRKRGHNQEYTDNLSEGAEPKRQKKLPALASVIVEAVKVDSLQRLCSSLEPLFRRIVSEEVERALSKLESSKTTPSSQEPKKIQGLNGRNLQIRFRTRMPPHLFTGGKVEGEQGSAVHVVLTDANTGNVVQTGEDSTAKLNVVVLDGDFNDEDWTRERFESFVVKERQGKSPILTGHIHVVLKEGVGTLGELSFTDNSSWIRSRKFRLGVKSASGFHIREAKTEPFAVKDHRGELYKKHYPPVLHDEVWRLDRIAKGGVLHKKLVKSNVITVEDFLRILVKEPQKLRSLLGSGMSNRMWDNTVEHAKTCVLGGKLYVYYTEQTHNNTGVVFNHIYEFQGLIANDHFLSLESLNHDQKISADIMVKAAYENWHKAVEYDGKLLKCLPEAKRAQPHQETVQCHQNVNSYSAIPQQQIQYPCNQLGDYTLMEGSSVSGSDNGVDREDVFTEEIRVRSSEMLESDDMQKLLKTFGIAGGFTHIDESCYGFNDRYEAQVDKGYGRERGRGSGKAVVGWLKLKAALRWGIFIRKKAAQRRPQIVEID from the exons ATGGAAAGTTCGATGAGGAAGAGAGGACACAATCAAGAGTATACAGATAACTTGTCAGAAGGCGCAGAACCAAAGAGACAGAAGAAGCTTCCAGCTTTGGCAAG TGTCATCGTGGAAGCTGTCAAGGTAGATAGTCTACAGAGGCTATGCTCCTCTTTGGAACCATTATTCCGCAGAATT GTTAGTGAAGAGGTGGAACGTGCCTTATCTAAGTTGGAGAGCTCCAAAACAACTCCAAG CTCTCAAGAACCAAAGAAGATTCAAGGCCTTAATGGAAGAAACTTGCAAATTCGCTTCAGAACACGCATGCCTCCTCATTTATTCACAGGAGGGAAAGTCGAAGGAGAGCAGGGCTCAGCCGTTCACGTGGTCCTTACAGATGCAAACACAGGAAACGTTGTTCAAACGGGAGAAGATTCAACGGCAAAGCTGAACGTTGTCGTGTTAGATGGAGACTTCAACGATGAAGATTGGACGAGAGAACGTTTTGAGAGCTTTGTTGTGAAAGAGCGCCAAGGAAAAAGTCCCATATTGACTGGTCACATTCATGTGGTACTTAAGGAAGGCGTAGGAACTCTAGGAGAACTTTCTTTCACCGACAATTCGAGCTGGATAAGGAGCAGGAAGTTTAGGCTTGGTGTTAAGTCTGCGTCAGGGTTTCACATACGTGAAGCTAAGACTGAGCCTTTTGCTGTTAAAGATCATAGAGGAGAAC TATACAAGAAACATTATCCACCGGTTTTACATGATGAAGTCTGGAGATTGGATAGAATAGCGAAAGGTGGAGTCCTACACAAGAAGCTAGTAAAATCTAACGTCATTACTGTTGAAGACTTTCTTAGGATACTTGTGAAGGAACCACAGAAGCTAAGAAGT TTACTTGGGAGTGGAATGTCAAATAGAATGTGGGACAACACGGTGGAGCATGCAAAGACTTGTGTATTAGGTGGGAAGCTTTACGTTTATTACACAGAGCAGACACATAATAATACAGGAGTTGTCTTCAATCATATATATGAGTTCCAAGGCTTGATTGCTAATGATCACTTCTTGTCTCTAGAATCTCTTAACCATGACCAAAAG ATATCTGCAGACATTATGGTGAAGGCTGCTTATGAGAACTGGCACAAAGCTGTTGAGTATGACGGTAAGCTGTTGAAATGCTTACCAGAGGCAAAAAGGGCACAACCCCATCAGGAGACTGTGCAGTGTCATCAGAATGTAAATAGCTACTCAGCCATTCCTCAGCAACAGATACAGTATCCATGCAATCAGTTAGGAGACTACACATTAATGGAGGGTTCCTCAGTTTCAGGCTCAGACAATGGAGTAGACCGTGAAGATGTTTTCACAGAGGAAATTAGGGTGAGGAGTTCAGAGATGCTTGAGAGCGATGATATGCAGAAGTTGCTCAAGACATTTGGGATAGCAGGCGGGTTTACTCATATTGATGAGTCGTGTTACGGTTTTAACGATCGGTATGAAGCTCAGGTAGATAAGGGTTATGGGAGAGAACGAGGGAGAGGCTCAGGGAAAGCTGTGGTGGGTTGGCTTAAGCTTAAAGCTGCTTTGAGATGGGGTATCTTTATACGCAAGAAAGCTGCACAGAGGAGGCCTCAAATTGTGGAGATTGACTAA
- the LOC103852170 gene encoding alpha/beta hydrolase domain-containing protein 17B: MGNVTSNVAAKFAFFPPDPATYGVSKDEETGKLVLSGVSPDMNMEVHQLTTKSGNKVVATFWRHPFARFTLLYSHGNAADLGQMVELFIELRAHLRVNIMSYDYSGYGASTGKPSEFNTYYDIEAVYNCLRSDYGIKQEELILYGQSVGSGPTLHMASRLKRLRGVVLHSAILSGIRVLYPVKMTLWFDIFKNIDKIRHVNSKVLVIHGTKDDIVDLSHGKRLWELAKEKYDPLWVKGGGHCNLETYPEYIKHLRKFINAMEKLSLTNPPPKQLTNEPSVTETKHSRCLRFRKR, encoded by the exons ATGGGTAATGTGACATCAAATGTGGCGGCCAAGTTCGCCTTCTTCCCGCCTGATCCGGCAACATACGGAGTATCGAAGGACGAGGAGACCGGGAAGCTGGTCTTATCCGGAGTCTCTCCAGACATGAACATGGAAGTCCATCAGCTCACCACCAAGTCCGGTAATAAAGTTGTTGCCACGTTTTGGAGACACCCTTTTGCTAGATTCACTCTTCTCTATTCTCATGGCAACGCAGCTGATCTTGGCCAAATGGTTGAGCTCTTCATCGAGCTGCGTGCTCATCTTCGCGTCAACATCATGAG TTATGACTATTCAGGCTATGGAGCTTCAACAggaaag CCGTCTGAGTTCAACACATATTACGACATTGAGGCAGTGTACAACTGCTTGAGAAGCGATTATGGGATCAAGCAAGAGGAGCTGATACTGTATGGACAGTCTGTAGGAAGTGGGCCAACGCTGCACATGGCTTCAAGGTTGAAGAGGCTGAGAGGAGTTGTTCTTCACAGCGCCATTCTCTCTGGCATTAGAGTCTTGTATCCTGTCAAAATGACACTCTGGTTCGATATTTTCAAG AACATAGACAAGATTCGCCATGTCAACTCCAAAGTTCTTGTCATACAT GGAACAAAGGATGATATAGTGGATTTGTCTCACGGAAAGCGATTGTGGGAGCTGGCCAAGGAGAAGTATGATCCGTTATGGGTGAAAGGAGGAGGGCATTGCAACCTGGAGACGTACCCTGAGTACATTAAACACCTGCGAAAGTTCATAAACGCAATGGAGAAACTATCTCTAACCAATCCACCACCTAAACAATTAACCAATGAGCCTAGTGTCACCGAGACTAAGCACAGCCGGTGCTTGAGATTTCGGAAAAGGTAG
- the LOC103852187 gene encoding uncharacterized protein LOC103852187, translated as MKKSSWGCTIFIQLSLCLIVYVSLHFGHQSLSSSNDGDNAGALDLHFISVSGGFRPLHRQTRLLRLMERVAETYKAKFVVSTSEHGEEDLLLLNDTRVSSTLKLPWYTTKKGSGSFREHIEMPFGGSLDVVFVDTGSLQKQMMSGSLNGSMISQLKELTKVLKAADGDWRIVIGSDPLFAYTLSNGPEEAKGVARTFQQITIKYGVNMYISEKGCTNGANEDSFTCIMVPNASENRGLTNDSKREMEDGFLLHRVSFSEFVTYTINLSGQVIDTRIVKQKGKESI; from the exons ATGAAGAAGTCTTCATGGGGTTGCACAATCTTTATCCAGTTATCTCTCTGTCTCATCGTCTATGTGTCTCTGCATTTTGGTCACCAATCTTTGTCATCAAGCAACGACGGTGACAATGCCGGAGCTCTAGATCTTCATTTTATCTCTGTTTCCGGTGGTTTCAGGCCTCTTCACCGTCAAACTCGTCTTCTCCGATTG ATGGAGAGAGTTGCGGAAACTTACAAGGCTAAATTTGTGGTGAGCACAAGTGAACATGGAGAAGAAGATCTACTCCTGCTGAAT GATACTCGAGTCTCATCTACACTGAAACTTCCATG GTATACTACGAAGAAAGGATCCGGGAGTTTCAGAGAGCACATCGAGATGCCTTTTGGTGGATCCTTGGATGTTGTTTTTGTAGACACTGGCTCGTTACAAAAG CAAATGATGAGTGGATCATTGAATGGCTCGATGATCAGCCAGTTGAAAGAACTTACAAAGGTTCTAAAAGCAGCAGATGGAGACTG GCGCATTGTTATTGGATCAGACCCCTTATTCGCATATACACTAAGTAATGGTCCAGAGGAAGCCAAGGGAGTTGCAAGGACATTTCAGCAAATCACCATCAAATATGGAGTG AACATGTATATAAGCGAAAAGGGCTGTACCAACGGAGCCAACGAAGATAGCTTCACTTGCATTATGGTTCCTAATGCATCAGAGAACCGAGGTTTAACGAATGATAGTAAGAG GGAAATGGAAGATGGGTTTCTTCTTCACAGAGTTAGCTTCTCAGAGTTT GTTACATATACTATCAACTTATCAGGACAAGTCATAGACACAAGAATAGTTAAGCAAAAGGGCAAAGAGTCCATCTaa
- the LOC103852197 gene encoding transcription factor bHLH69, translated as MNSSLLTPSSSSSSPHHLQSPATFDHDDFLQNFFSSAPWPSSALDDDAPPPTSDSSLAGFHHHDVDSRNQITMIPLSHHNPNDAVDVNVLYSGFSAGSLPFHFPQGSGGGVMKQSHTQTQSQATASTTTGGTAATPQTKPKVRARRGQATDPHSIAERLRRERIAERMKSLQELVPNGNKTDKASMLDEIIDYVKFLQLQVKVLSMSRLGGAASVSSQISEDAGGSNENTSGENQTAAKMTEHQVAKLMEEDMGSAMQYLQGKGLCLMPISLATTISTATCPSRNPLISAVKEAGVPLSPNAATTPLVNVKGASVVTVKDASSVSKP; from the exons ATGAACTCATCTCTTCTAactccttcctcttcttcttcttctcctcatcatctccaATCTCCTGCAACGTTTGACCACGATGACTTCCTCCAAAACTTCTTCTCCTCGGCTCCTTGGCCTTCCTCCGCACTCGACGACGACGCTCCTCCCCCTACCTCTGACTCCTCCCTCGCTGGCTTTCACCATCACGACGTTGATTCAAGAAACCAGATCACGATGATTCCTTTGTCTCACCACAATCCAAACGACGCCGTTGATGTTAACGTTCTCTACAGTGGCTTCTCCGCTGGATCTCTTCCTTTCCACTTCCCTCAGGGATCCGGAGGAGGGGTTATGAAACAAAGTCACACACAAACGCAGTCTCAGGCAACGGCGTCAACCACCACCGGGGGTACGGCGGCGACGCCTCAGACTAAGCCTAAAGTCCGAGCTAGAAGAGGTCAAGCCACTGATCCTCACAGTATCGCGGAACGG TTACGAAGAGAGAGGATAGCGGAAAGGATGAAATCTCTTCAAGAACTTGTCCCTAATGGCAACAAG aCAGACAAAGCATCAATGCTCGATGAGATTATCGATTATGTCAAATTCTTACAGCTCCAAGTCAAG GTACTAAGCATGAGTAGATTGGGAGGTGCTGCTTCTGTTTCTTCTCAAATCTCTGAG GATGCTGGTGGGTCCAACGAAAACACCTCCGGGGAGAATCAGACGGCGGCGAAAATGACGGAGCACCAAGTGGCGAAGCTAATGGAAGAGGACATGGGATCCGCCATGCAGTACCTACAAGGCAAAGGTTTATGCCTCATGCCCATATCCTTAGCCACCACCATCTCAACCGCCACTTGTCCTTCCCGTAATCCTCTGATCTCAGCCGTTAAAGAAGCCGGCGTTCCTTTGTCTCCTAACGCAGCTACTACACCACTCGTTAACGTTAAAGGTGCCTCGGTGGTGACCGTTAAAGACGCTTCATCAGTTTCCAAGCCGTGA
- the LOC103852146 gene encoding uncharacterized protein LOC103852146: protein MARRSGDCMKCLVIFAVVSALVVCGPALYWRFNKGFVGSSTRKSSVCPPCVCDCPPPVSLLEIAPGLANLTVTDCGGDDPELKQEMEKQFVDLLTEELKLQEAVADEHTRHMNVTLLEAKRVASQYQKEAEKCNAATEICESARERAEALLIKERKITALWEKRARQSGWEGE from the exons ATGGCTCGTCGTTCTGGAGACTGCATGAAATGTCTGGTGATCTTCGCGGTGGTATCTGCTTTAGTAGTGTGCGGACCTGCTCTTTATTGGAGATTCAACAAAGGCTTCGTTGGATCATCCACTCGTAAGAGCTCTGTTTGTCCTCCTTGCGTCTGTGACTGCCCACCTCCTGTCTCTCTCCTCGAGATCGCTCCTG GGCTTGCGAATCTCACTGTTACAG ATTGTGGAGGTGATGATCCGGAGCTAAAACAAGAAATGGAGAAGCAGTTTGTGGACCTTCTGACCGAGGAGCTGAAGCTGCAAGAAGCAGTTGCTGATGAGCATACCCGTCATATGAACGTTACACTCTTAGAAGCTAAGAGAGTTGCGTCTCAGTACCAAAAGGAAGCTGAGAAATGCAACGCCGCCACTGAGATCTGTGAGTCAGCTAGGGAGAGAGCTGAAGCTTTGTTGATCAAGGAGAGGAAGATCACTGCTTTGTGGGAGAAGAGAGCTCGTCAATCAGGGTGGGAAGGTGAGTAA